In Onychostoma macrolepis isolate SWU-2019 chromosome 04, ASM1243209v1, whole genome shotgun sequence, one DNA window encodes the following:
- the LOC131538679 gene encoding CMRF35-like molecule 8, translated as MKIIWTFTLLMIPGVLSSISVTGYSGGGVRIRWRYDRKYTENAKYFCRGQQCTELIRTNTKNEWVDSGRFSLYDDTTAEVFTVTIRDLSEWDSGTYYCAADISWYIDSYTEVNLKVITGQKIRAAEWTHVGRFSVHDDRSARLLRVFIRELNVNDSGEYKIIVKVSEDYSFFSEFHLNMLETMYHHHCHLHHLLLSHQSHLH; from the exons ATGAAGATCATCTGGACTTTCACTCTGCTGATGATTCCTG GTGTGTTGAGCTCCATCAGTGTGACGGGATATTCAGGAGGAGGAGTCAGGATCAGGTGGAGATATGAtagaaaatatacagaaaatgcAAAGTATTTTTGTAGAGGACAGCAGTGCACAGAGCTAATCAGGACTAATACTAAAAACGAATGGGTTGACTCTGGAAGATTCTCTCTGTATGACGACACAACTGCAGAAGTTTTCACTGTGACCATCAGAGATCTGAGTGAATGGGATTCTGGGACGTACTACTGTGCAGCTGATATTTCTTGGTATATAGATTCATACACTGAAGTGAATCTGAAGGTTATAACAG GTCAAAAGATCAGAGCAGCAGAATGGACACATGTCGGCCGATTCTCTGTTCATGATGACAGATCTGCTCGTCTCTTACGTGTGTTTATCAGAGAGCTGAATGTGAACGATTCTGGAGAATATAAGATTATAGTCAAAGTTTCTGAAGACTACAGTTTCTTCTCTGAGTTTCACCTGAACATGCTTGAAACCATGTACCACCACCACTGCCATCTTCATCATCTGCTTCTCTCTCATCAGTCACATCTCCACTGA